A genomic stretch from Candidatus Hydrogenisulfobacillus filiaventi includes:
- the rplM gene encoding ribosomal protein L13 (Evidence 2a : Function from experimental evidences in other organisms; PubMedId : 10781545, 12682299, 23504016, 22720735; Product type s : structure), translating into MIGMSTYSAKRGDVVRSWYVIDAAGKPLGRVASAAASLLKGKHKPIFTPNIDTGDYVIVINAAQVVLTGRKLDQKYYYHHSGYPGGLKRTLYRHLLQKKPEFVMEKAIRGMLPKNTLGRAMFKKLRVYRGPEHPHGEQHPVVWEVK; encoded by the coding sequence ATGATCGGCATGTCCACCTACAGCGCCAAGCGGGGGGACGTCGTCCGCAGCTGGTACGTGATCGACGCGGCGGGCAAGCCGCTCGGCCGGGTGGCAAGCGCGGCGGCATCCCTGCTCAAGGGCAAGCACAAGCCCATCTTTACCCCCAATATCGATACGGGGGACTACGTGATCGTCATCAATGCCGCCCAGGTGGTGCTGACCGGGCGTAAGCTGGACCAGAAGTATTACTACCATCACTCCGGCTACCCGGGCGGGCTGAAGCGCACCCTTTACCGGCACCTCTTGCAGAAGAAGCCGGAATTTGTCATGGAAAAGGCAATCCGGGGGATGCTGCCTAAGAACACGCTGGGGCGGGCCATGTTCAAGAAGCTGCGGGTTTACCGCGGTCCCGAGCATCCCCACGGTGAGCAGCACCCTGTGGTGTGGGAGGTCAAGTGA
- the rpsI gene encoding ribosomal protein S9 (Evidence 2a : Function from experimental evidences in other organisms; PubMedId : 12682299, 19653700, 22720735; Product type s : structure), with product MRGNNPQFMATGRRKEAVARVRLIPGTGRVYVNGKRLEQYFPVSVLHGPMLAPLKAAGLEGRVDVFARVEGGGLSGQMGAIRLGIARALLEVDGNFRPTLKKLGFLTRDPRAKERRKYGLKKARKAPQFSKR from the coding sequence ATGCGGGGCAACAATCCCCAGTTCATGGCCACAGGCCGGCGCAAGGAGGCCGTGGCGCGGGTCCGGCTTATTCCCGGCACCGGCCGGGTGTACGTAAACGGCAAGCGGTTGGAGCAGTACTTCCCGGTTAGCGTGCTGCACGGGCCGATGCTGGCCCCCCTCAAGGCAGCGGGCCTGGAGGGACGGGTGGATGTCTTTGCCCGGGTGGAGGGTGGCGGCCTTAGCGGCCAGATGGGAGCCATCCGGCTGGGCATTGCCCGCGCCCTACTGGAAGTGGACGGCAACTTCCGGCCTACCTTGAAGAAGCTGGGGTTTCTGACCCGGGATCCGCGTGCGAAGGAGCGCCGGAAGTACGGGCTCAAGAAGGCGCGCAAGGCGCCGCAGTTCTCCAAGCGCTGA
- a CDS encoding protein of unknown function (Evidence 5 : Unknown function): protein MKFLFLYTVACFLMETPGGPGAARHFNLLEVSPE from the coding sequence TTGAAATTCCTGTTTTTGTATACTGTGGCATGTTTCCTTATGGAAACCCCGGGCGGTCCCGGAGCCGCCCGGCATTTCAACCTGCTGGAGGTCTCGCCCGAATGA